Genomic segment of Candidatus Eisenbacteria bacterium:
TCGCGCGCTCACGGTCAACGAGGCGAGGCCTCGTGAGGATCGCGGCGGAGGCCGGGGCTACGGCGGCGGCGGCGGAAGGTCGAGTCGCCGGTACTAGCTCTCAGGCTGTCGGGGGCGCGGGCTGCGCCGCGCCGCGCCTGAGTGACGAGGGAAGGTCGCGCGAGCGGCCTTCCCGCTTTTTTCCCCGGCGATCCGTCGGAGTCGAAGCGCGCCGAACCCACTCCCGGCAGGGAAGCAGCGTCTGCCGTTTCTCGACCGCTAGCTGACCCTCTGGATCTTCCTGGCCATGGCCGGGGGAGTGGGCCTCGGTCGCCTCGTCCCCGGAGCGGCGCCCCTCCTGGATCGCTTCAACGTCGGGACGACAGCGGATTGCCACCGCTGAGCCGAGGGAGACGCTTCATTCTTCCCCATCCTGGTCGGCGGACTTCTGGATGTCGGAAAGCTGATCTGCGAGCTTTGGCAACTCGGTCTCCACGATAGCCCAGACGAGGTCGA
This window contains:
- a CDS encoding RNA-binding protein, which translates into the protein RALTVNEARPREDRGGGRGYGGGGGRSSRRY